The Flammeovirga agarivorans DNA window ACCTCGCCATATGTGCGGACAAATGCACTGAATTAAGTCGTTGTAGCGAGAACGAGAGTTGAACTCGTGACCTCCGGGTTATGAATCCGACGCTCTAACCAACTGAGCTACCTCGCCATGTGTGCGGACAAATGCACTGAATTAAGTCGTTGTAGCGAGAACGAGAGTTGAACTCGTGACCTCCGGGTTATGAATCCGACGCTCTAACCAACTGAGCTACCTCGCCATTTCGGTGTGCAAATATGGGGGGTAATATCTAAAAATCCAATATTTTAAACTTATATATTTTTAAATTAATGTGAAGCCCATTATAAGTCATTTAAATTGAATGAAATAAAATTACTCATGCATTACAAAATTTCTTACATCTACCAGTAGATGACTTTGTGGGATGTTTTTTAGATCAGCATACACAATTTATTTTTTTGTTAAAAGTTATGATTAGGGTACTTAAACATAGGTTTTTATGAGCGTATGAGCAGATCAAACTAAAAAAATAATGATTATTTAAATTTATTTTATTGTCACTTATAGAGTAATTTCGGATTATTGTGTACCACAGAATATGAAAATATATAAGCACTAATAATACAAATGTCATGAGTAGATTTAAATTTGAAGCAGAATACGAGTTTAGGGTACCATTACAAAAGCTATATCCTTATTTTATCATGCCCAATTTATTAAAAGATTGGTTTGCTGATACAGTAAAAGAGGATGTTGAACATAAAAAAATTACATTTGCATGGGGCAATGATGTGAAAACAGGAAATGTTTCTGTTAAACGTCAGAACCAACATGTAAAATATGTTTTTGATAAGGAATTAAATGAAGAGAAGTCAGCTTATTTAGATTTCAAATTTGATTTCAGTGAATTAGCTCAATCTTCTTTCGTAACTGTTACTGACTATTCAGATATGGACGATATCGATGAGTTAAAGGAATTGTGGGACGAATTTTTTGGCCGTTTACATGAAATAATTGGCGGCTAGTATAAAATAGAAAGTATGTCATTCGAATATTCAGCAAAATATATAAAACAACTATCTCGTGCTGTCGAACAGCAAGAGGATACATACTTAATCAACGAATTTGATGGTATGCACTCGGCGGATATCTCATCTGTAATGGAAGGGTTAAATGCTGAAGAATGTAAATACATACTGGAACTGTTAAACCCTGAGGTGGGAGCCAATGTAATCAGTGAGATTGATGAAGATACTAGAAAGAATTTTCTAGAGTTATTCACTCCTCAAGAGTTGGCTAAATATATGGACCAGACTGATTCTGATGATGCCGCAGATATTCTAAATGAATTCCCTGTGAAAAGCAAAGAGGAAGTCCTGGCGAGTATGAACAATCATGAGAAAGTTCAATACATTATTGATCTACTTCATTATGAAGAGGACTGTGCAGGTGGTTTAATGGCCAAAGAATTGGTGAAAGCCAATATCAATTGGAATGTTAAACAATGTATAGACGAGGTAAGAAGGCAAGGGAGAGATGTCGATAAATTGTATACGGTTTATGTAGTAGACGATTACAATGTTTTGTTGGGTAGAATATCCATGAAGAAGCTTCTTATGGCTACTGATGATATAAAAGTATCAGACTTATATGAGCCTCAGATTGCAAAAGTATACTCTTATCAAGATGAAGAGGAAGTTGCAGATATTATGCAACACTATGATTTAGAAGTAATACCTGTTATTAATGTACAAGGTCGATTAATAGGTAGAATTACCATTGATGATGTTGTTGATGTTATCACTGAACAAGCTGAAAAAGATCAACAAGCGATGTCGGGTCTATCGGAAGATGTAGAAGAAACAGATAGTTTTTGGCAAATGGCAAAAGCTCGTCTACCTTGGCTTATAGTAGGAATGTCCGGTGGATTATTGGGAGCTAACTTCTTAGGAGGTTTTGAAGCAGAATTAAGTCGTATACCTGCTATGGCTTTCTTTATCCCATTAATTACTGCAACAGGAGGGAATGTAGGTATTCAGTCTTCAACAATTGTAGTACAAACATTGGCAAGTGGAGGATTTCAAGGCTCTGTATGGAACCGTTATTTAAGGGTATTTATTGTGGCAATATTGAATGGTTTAACATTAGCTTCCTTAGTGTACGGTTTTAATATGGTATTCTCCGATAACCATGAATTAGCAATAGTTGTGTCTGTTGCTTTATTTAGTGTTATCATGATTGCCTCCTTTATGGGTACAATTACCCCAATCATTTTAAATAAGTTTGGCATTAATCCCGCTTTAGCTTCAGGACCTTTCATTACCACTTGTAATGATTTGATTGGACTTGGAGTATACTTTATGGTAGCAAAATTGATGCTTCATTAATACCTTTGTAAAATGTCAGATAAAAATAGAACAGAGATTGATCAAATGGGTGAATTTGGCCTTATTGATCATATTACTAGAGATGTAAAAATTCATCACTCAAATACTGTAAAGGGTATTGGAGATGATGCAGCAGTTATAGATTGTGGAGATGATTATATGGTTGTTTCTACTGATATGCTTTTAGAAGGTATTCATTTCGATCTGAGTTTTATGCCTTTACAGCATTTAGGGTATAAAGCGATCGCAGTAAATGTTTCTGATATAGCAGCAATGAATGCGTTACCAGAGCAAGTAACAGTAAGTATTGCCGTTACTAACCGTTTTTCTGTTGAAGCTATTGATATGATTTATCAAGGTATCAACGCAGCTTGTAAAAACTATAATGTCGATCTAGTCGGAGGAGATACTACTTCATCAAGATCTGGGTTAGTGATTTCTGTTACAGCAACAGGACGCGTAGCAAAAGACAAAATTGCATATAGAAGTGGTGCGAAAAAAGATGATATCATTTGTATGTCAGGAGATGTAGGTGCTGCTTACATGGGGTTACAAGTATTATTAAGAGAAAAGAAAGTATTTGAAGCAGATCCTAATATGCAACCTAAGTTGGATGACTACGAGTATATCGTAGGAAGACAGCTAAGACCTGAAGCAAGAACTGATTTTATTCATGATTTTAGAGAATTAGGAATTGTACCTACCTCTATGATTGATGTCTCAGATGGTGTTGCTTCGGAGATTCTACATTTATGTAAAGCATCAAATGTAGGAGCCGTTATTTATGAACAGAAAATTCCTGTTGATCAAAGAACTTTTGATGCCGCTCACGAATTTAATATCCCTTCAGTAACTCCAGGTTTAAATGGAGGGGAAGATTATGAGCTACTGTTTACCATTTCTCAAGATGACTATAAGAAAGTAGAGAAGAATCCAAATATCTATTTTATTGGTTATGTAGATGAAGAACCAAATAGTGCAAGAATGGTTACAGTAGGAGAACAAATTGTTCCACTTTCAGCTCAAGGATTCAAACATTTTTAATAATGGCAGGACATAGTAAATGGGCCAATATTAAACATAGAAAAGGCGCCCAAGATGCAAAACGAAATAAACTTTTCACAAAGTTAGGTAGAGAGATTACGGTTGCAGCAAAAGAGGGAGGGCCTGATCCTGAAATGAACCCTAGGTTACGTTTAGCTATTCAAAATGCTAAAGGTTCAAATATGCCTAAGGATACCATAGAAAGAGCGATTAAGAAAACCCAAGGGAGTGATGATATCATTTTCGAGGAGTTAACTTATGAAGGCTACTCGAAAGGAGGGATTGCAATCTATGTTGAATGCAGTACTGATAATACAAGAAGAACTGTTCAAAATGTAAAAAGCTACTTTGCTAAACTTGAAGGCTCATTGGCTAAAAATGGTTCTTTGGAGTTTCTTTTTGATAGGAAAGGAGTTTTCAACTTTGAGCTTCCTGAAGGAATGGACGAAGAAGAATTAGAGCTTGAGTTAATTGATGCTGGAGCAGATGATATTGAGGTTCATGAACAGCAAGTTCAAGTAACTTCTGTGATGGAAGACTTTGGCGCTGTAAATAAGAAGTTAGAAGAGTTAAACATAGAAGTAACGAGCGCTAACTTACAACGTATTCCTCATACTACGAAAGAGGTAGACGATGAGGTTTTAGAGGTAGTGATGAAGCTTATAGATCGATTGGAAGATGATGATGATGTTCAACAAGTATTCCATGACCTTGAGTTGACAGATGCCCAAGCCGAGAAAATGTTAGGTTAGAGTTTTAATTTTATAATAAAATAAAAAAGCAGTTGAAATTGATTTCAACTGCTTTTTTATTAACCTATATCTAATGTTTACTCTTCTTCTTCACTTTCACTCCCTACATTGATTCTGTCGATATCAATTTCTTCATCTTCATCTTCAAAATAGAATGTGTCCATTCCGTCAATGATAGGATGCATTGCTTGTTTGTTTACATCAAAAGTATACAATAAGCATGGTAGTAAAGTAAGGTTTGTAGACATGGCTACGATAAGTGTTACAGAAGTAAGTAAACCTAATGCTTGAGTTGCCCCGAAAGTTGATCCCATAAATATGGCAAATCCACAGAATAGAACAATTGAAGTATAAAGCATACTTGCTCCAGTTTCTCTTAAGGCCATAATTACAGCTTTCTTCATGTTGTAATTATGCAAGACAATCTCTTGTCTATACTTTGCCAAAAAGTGAATTGAGTCATCTACAGAAATACCAAAAGCAATACTGAATACAATCGCTGTACTAGGTTTTAATGGAATTCCTAAAAAGCCCATTAGCCCTAAAGTGAATAGTAGAGGAATAATATTTGGTATCAATGAAATAATGATGATACGAATGTTACCGAACAATGTACCCATGATTACTGCAATCAAAAAGAAAGCAATAAGCATACTCTGTTTTAAGTTCTTAATAAGGAAATCATTTCCTTTAATGAATATTAGTGTAGAACCTGTTACGACAGCTTCAAGACCAGTCCCTTTTGTGATTTCAGCTAACTTAGGTCGGATAACATCGTCTACTAAGTTTTCCATTTTAATGGAACCGATGTCAGCCATAGAAGTTGTGATTCGAATAAATCTACCTGTGGAATCAATCATTGCGTCACTTAAAGAGGATGTTTGATCGTCCGCACTATTACGAGCATATTTCATAATGTATGACATCTCACTTCTAGAAGGAAGTTTGTAGAAAGATGAATCACCACCATGGAATGATTGGTTCGCAGCTTTTAAAAATGTATTAATTGAAATAGGAGGAGATACTTCATGTAAGGAACCGATAAAGTCTTCAATTTCTTCAACTTTACCTAAGTATCCTTTTTTCATATATCCTCTTTTCTTTTTTGTATCGATTTCAATTTCTAATGGCATTACACCACTGAATTCATTTTCAAAAAAGCGAAGGTCTTGTTTTACATGGTAATCTTCTGGAAGGTCGTCTACCATATAAGATTCCGCTGTTACTTGGTAAGACCCATAAATTGAAACAGCTACCATTAAACTGGTAAA harbors:
- a CDS encoding YebC/PmpR family DNA-binding transcriptional regulator, with translation MAGHSKWANIKHRKGAQDAKRNKLFTKLGREITVAAKEGGPDPEMNPRLRLAIQNAKGSNMPKDTIERAIKKTQGSDDIIFEELTYEGYSKGGIAIYVECSTDNTRRTVQNVKSYFAKLEGSLAKNGSLEFLFDRKGVFNFELPEGMDEEELELELIDAGADDIEVHEQQVQVTSVMEDFGAVNKKLEELNIEVTSANLQRIPHTTKEVDDEVLEVVMKLIDRLEDDDDVQQVFHDLELTDAQAEKMLG
- the mgtE gene encoding magnesium transporter — encoded protein: MSFEYSAKYIKQLSRAVEQQEDTYLINEFDGMHSADISSVMEGLNAEECKYILELLNPEVGANVISEIDEDTRKNFLELFTPQELAKYMDQTDSDDAADILNEFPVKSKEEVLASMNNHEKVQYIIDLLHYEEDCAGGLMAKELVKANINWNVKQCIDEVRRQGRDVDKLYTVYVVDDYNVLLGRISMKKLLMATDDIKVSDLYEPQIAKVYSYQDEEEVADIMQHYDLEVIPVINVQGRLIGRITIDDVVDVITEQAEKDQQAMSGLSEDVEETDSFWQMAKARLPWLIVGMSGGLLGANFLGGFEAELSRIPAMAFFIPLITATGGNVGIQSSTIVVQTLASGGFQGSVWNRYLRVFIVAILNGLTLASLVYGFNMVFSDNHELAIVVSVALFSVIMIASFMGTITPIILNKFGINPALASGPFITTCNDLIGLGVYFMVAKLMLH
- the thiL gene encoding thiamine-phosphate kinase, yielding MSDKNRTEIDQMGEFGLIDHITRDVKIHHSNTVKGIGDDAAVIDCGDDYMVVSTDMLLEGIHFDLSFMPLQHLGYKAIAVNVSDIAAMNALPEQVTVSIAVTNRFSVEAIDMIYQGINAACKNYNVDLVGGDTTSSRSGLVISVTATGRVAKDKIAYRSGAKKDDIICMSGDVGAAYMGLQVLLREKKVFEADPNMQPKLDDYEYIVGRQLRPEARTDFIHDFRELGIVPTSMIDVSDGVASEILHLCKASNVGAVIYEQKIPVDQRTFDAAHEFNIPSVTPGLNGGEDYELLFTISQDDYKKVEKNPNIYFIGYVDEEPNSARMVTVGEQIVPLSAQGFKHF
- a CDS encoding START-like domain-containing protein; the encoded protein is MSRFKFEAEYEFRVPLQKLYPYFIMPNLLKDWFADTVKEDVEHKKITFAWGNDVKTGNVSVKRQNQHVKYVFDKELNEEKSAYLDFKFDFSELAQSSFVTVTDYSDMDDIDELKELWDEFFGRLHEIIGG